The following coding sequences lie in one Treponema sp. OMZ 790 genomic window:
- a CDS encoding Gp15 family bacteriophage protein, which yields MIDLKKAWLPESIEVEGSLYPIHTSFKYWLRFLELLEDKTVQPSDFDFMYKSQKPSNREDGVMALVQFCNPPQILPRVQKGEAGGKVLDYTIDADYIYAAFWEQYGIDLVTSNLHWYKFQALFRGLHNTKLNEIIGYRLYEHTGGKKDNHDRQMEDLRRAWELPLEADEEDEDLKDFENKLRGIE from the coding sequence ATGATTGATTTAAAAAAAGCATGGCTGCCCGAATCTATAGAGGTGGAAGGCAGCCTTTACCCTATACACACTTCCTTTAAGTACTGGCTAAGGTTTTTAGAATTGCTGGAAGATAAGACCGTGCAGCCGAGCGATTTTGATTTTATGTACAAAAGCCAAAAACCAAGCAACAGAGAGGACGGGGTTATGGCACTGGTGCAATTCTGCAACCCGCCTCAAATCCTACCAAGAGTTCAAAAGGGAGAGGCGGGCGGAAAAGTCCTTGACTACACGATAGACGCTGACTACATCTATGCGGCATTTTGGGAGCAGTACGGCATAGACCTAGTTACAAGTAATCTGCATTGGTACAAGTTTCAAGCCTTGTTCCGGGGCTTACATAATACCAAGCTAAACGAGATTATCGGCTATAGGCTGTATGAGCATACAGGCGGCAAGAAAGACAACCACGACCGACAAATGGAAGACCTCCGCAGGGCGTGGGAATTACCGCTAGAGGCGGACGAGGAAGACGAAGATTTAAAAGATTTTGAAAATAAATTGAGAGGGATTGAATGA
- a CDS encoding ParB N-terminal domain-containing protein — MRITCDTKDTLPLSELTEFQGGLKKRTDDDLAKIERSIKDYGFATPFFVWKHNGKNKVLDGHGRLQTLKAMQAKGEVIADLPVVYIDLPNEEAAKNLLLRICSTYGEMTAESVLSFIGDYEVKIDDIRLPSGCLDLSNLKINVEDFGTDFSLADGDIPEMCTMTFTLHREQKELIEYCMEQVRDNIVETFGNSNKNGNALYEVVREWAELKR; from the coding sequence ATGAGAATAACCTGCGACACGAAAGACACCCTACCCTTATCGGAATTAACCGAATTTCAAGGTGGATTAAAAAAACGGACAGACGACGATCTAGCAAAGATTGAGCGGAGCATTAAGGATTACGGTTTTGCTACGCCTTTTTTTGTTTGGAAACATAACGGCAAAAATAAAGTTTTAGACGGACACGGGAGACTTCAAACACTAAAAGCAATGCAGGCTAAAGGTGAAGTAATAGCCGATCTGCCAGTCGTATATATCGACCTGCCGAATGAAGAAGCGGCTAAGAACCTACTACTGCGAATATGCAGCACATATGGAGAGATGACGGCGGAAAGCGTTTTATCTTTTATTGGAGATTACGAAGTAAAGATAGATGACATTCGGCTTCCTAGCGGGTGCCTAGATTTATCAAATTTAAAAATTAATGTCGAGGATTTTGGCACTGATTTTAGTCTTGCAGACGGCGACATTCCAGAGATGTGCACGATGACGTTTACGCTACATCGCGAACAGAAAGAATTAATTGAGTATTGCATGGAACAGGTGCGTGATAATATTGTAGAAACATTTGGGAACTCAAATAAGAATGGGAATGCTTTATATGAGGTGGTTAGAGAATGGGCAGAGCTAAAGCGATAG
- a CDS encoding phage terminase large subunit: MLLIVMFPDYNALILRKTAKTLRRSVFEQIVWAINKLGLTARFKIPKSQTAALPISYIRKNGQTQYIIFAGSDNPEKLKSIKVSSGYFAILWVEEKTEFGPAELQNIKISVLRGGKAFYTFESYNPPSATRHWCNREAATYDPNRMIIHTTYQDIPSEWLGDAILHDIEQTKRSNPRAYENIYLGIATGAGRNVFENVELREITDAEIAAFDYFYSGIDWGYYPDPFAFSTSAFNASKQTLYIFNELYLNKQGNYEAFQTLSEYMETCGMNIARDRITADSAEPKSIADFRTWGGNVRGAVKGIGSRDAGFKWLQGLKKIVIDPVRCPHIADEFTLYEYEIDKRTGEIMSGYPQGQPDHGIDTVRYSLETIWRHGGE, translated from the coding sequence GTGCTTCTTATCGTGATGTTCCCGGACTACAACGCTTTAATACTACGCAAGACAGCTAAAACGCTTAGACGCTCGGTATTTGAGCAGATAGTATGGGCGATTAACAAGCTAGGGCTTACCGCCCGATTTAAAATCCCGAAATCACAGACGGCGGCATTGCCGATAAGCTATATAAGAAAGAACGGGCAAACACAGTATATTATATTTGCCGGAAGTGATAACCCCGAAAAGTTAAAATCAATTAAGGTGTCAAGCGGCTATTTTGCTATTCTTTGGGTGGAAGAAAAAACAGAGTTTGGTCCCGCCGAATTACAGAATATTAAAATCTCCGTATTGCGAGGCGGAAAAGCCTTTTATACTTTTGAAAGCTACAACCCACCGAGTGCAACCCGCCATTGGTGCAACAGAGAGGCCGCAACATACGACCCTAACAGAATGATTATTCACACCACCTATCAGGATATACCCAGTGAATGGCTAGGCGACGCAATACTTCACGACATCGAGCAAACGAAGAGAAGCAACCCTAGAGCGTATGAGAATATTTATCTAGGCATAGCGACAGGCGCGGGGCGGAATGTCTTTGAGAATGTGGAACTCCGAGAAATCACGGACGCAGAAATAGCGGCGTTCGATTATTTTTACAGCGGCATTGACTGGGGTTACTACCCCGACCCTTTTGCATTCAGTACATCAGCGTTTAACGCAAGCAAACAGACGCTTTATATCTTTAATGAATTGTACTTGAATAAACAAGGCAACTATGAAGCATTTCAAACATTGAGCGAGTATATGGAGACTTGCGGCATGAACATTGCAAGAGACCGAATAACCGCAGACAGTGCAGAGCCTAAGAGTATCGCAGACTTTAGGACTTGGGGCGGTAATGTACGGGGAGCGGTTAAAGGAATAGGCAGCAGAGACGCCGGCTTTAAATGGCTTCAAGGCTTAAAGAAAATCGTAATAGACCCCGTAAGGTGTCCGCATATAGCCGACGAGTTCACGCTATACGAATACGAGATTGATAAACGCACGGGCGAGATTATGAGCGGTTATCCTCAAGGACAGCCCGACCACGGCATAGACACGGTGCGATATTCGCTAGAGACTATATGGCGGCACGGCGGCGAATAA